CGGTTGCTCGGTGTGCCCGCTCCGACCGTGGCGGCGGGGCTCTCGGATCTGGGGGCGGTCCCCGGGCGCTTCGAACGGGTGGACGCCGGCCAGCCGTTCACGGTCGTCGTGGACTACGCCCACACGCCGGCGGCCCTCGAGCAGGTGCTCGTGGCGGCGCGCGAGGAGGCCGCGGACGACGAGGCGGCGCGCGGTCGGGTGATCGTCGTGTTCGGCTGCGGCGGCGAGCGCGATCGCGGCAAGCGGCCGCTGATGGGCGAGGCCGCAGCCCGCCTGGCGGACGTGGTCGTGCTCACGTCGGACAACCCGCGGGACGAGGACCCGGCGGCGATCATCGAGGAGGTGCGCGCCGGAGCCGGCGCGTCCCGGTCGCTGGTCGTCGACCCCGACAGGGAGGCGGCCGTCGCCGCCGCCGTCGCTGCCGCCCGCCCCGGGGACGTCGTCGTCGTGGCCGGCAAGGGCCACGAGACCGGCCAGACGGCGGCCGGCCGCACGGAGCCGTTCGACGACCGGGAGGTGGCGCGCACCGCCCTGGCCGCCATCGGCTACGGCCCCGGGTCACCGGGGTGATCGACCTCCTGGTGGCGGGCGTGGTGGCACTGGTCCTGTCCCTCGTCGGCACGCCGATCCTCATCGGCTGGCTGCAGGCCAACGGCATCGGCCAGCAGATCCGTGACGACGGCCCTGCCGGTCACTTCACCAAGGCCGGCACGCCCACCATGGGCGGGATCACCATCGTGCTCGGGGCCCTGGGCGGCTATCTCTCGGGCCATCTCCGGGGGGAGAACATCTTCACCAGGGGCGGGATCCTGGTGGCCCTCACGGTGGGCGGCGCCGGTCTCGTCGGTCTGGCCGACGACTGGCTGAAGGTCCGTCGTCAGCAGAGCCTCGGCCTGAACAAGCGGGCCAAGATCGCCGGTCAGCTGCTCGTGGCCGGTGGCTTCGCCGTGCTCGCCCTGAACTGGGCGAACGTGAAGACCGACCTGTCCTTCACCCGCTGGGACTCCGTCGGCATCCACCTCTCGCCGGCGCTGTGGGTGGTGTGGGCGGTGATCCTCATCATCGGGACGTCGAACGCCGTGAACCTCACCGACGGCCTCGACGGCCTGGCCGCCGGCTCGGCCACCTTCGCCTTCTCCGCCTTCGCCATCATCGGCTTCTGGCAGTTCCGGCACTTCGACGTGTACCAGGTGCCCCAGGCCCTCGACCTGGCCGTGCTCGCCGTCGCCCTCACCGGCGCGTGCACCGGCTTCCTGTGGTGGAACGCGGCGCCGGCGCGCATCTTCATGGGGGACACCGGGTCCCTCGCCATCGGCGCCGGTCTGGCCGCGTTCGCCCTGGTGATGAACGTCCACCTCCTGCTCCCGGTCGTCGGCGGCCTGTACGTGCTGGAGACCCTCTCGGTGATGATCCAGGTGGCGAGCTTCCAGCTGTTCCACCGGCGGGTGTTCCGCATGGCGCCCGTGCACCACCATTTCGAGCTGGCCGGCTGGCCCGAGATCACCGTGATCGTGCGGTTCTGGATCCTCGCCGGGCTGTGCACGGCGCTCGCCATCGGGCTGTTCTACGCCGACTTCATCTCGCTCGGGGTGCTGGATTGACCGCAGACGAGACCGCCGCGGTGCACGGGACCGCTGTGGTGGTGGGCTTCGGGGTCACGGGGCGGGCGGCGGTCGAGCATCTGGTGCGGGCCGGTTGGCGGGTGATCGTGGTCGAGGATTCCGTCACGGAGGCCACGGCCAGGGCCGTGGCCTTCCTCGGCGCCACGCTGGGGACCGTGGCCGACGTCACGACGGCGGACGTCGTGGTTCCGAGCCCCGGGGTGGGCCCTGACCACCCGGTGTTCGCGGCCGGGCGCGAGGCAGGCGCCGGCGTCATGAGCGAGGTCGAGCTGGCATGGCGGGCGGCCCCGGACAAGCGCTACGTGGCCGTCACCGGCACCAACGGCAAGACCACGGTGACCACCCTCGTCGCCGCCATGCTCGCCGCCGCCGGGAGGCGGGTGGTGGCGGCCGGCAACATCGGGCTGCCGCTCGTGACGGCGGTGGCCGGCGACGCCGACACCGTCGTTGTGGAGGTCTCGTCGTTCCAGCTCCAGTACACGGAGCGCTTCCGTCCCGACGTGGCGGTGTGGCTGAACCTGGCCCAGGACCACCTCGACTGGCATCGCTCCATGGAGGACTACGCGGCGGCCAAGGCCCGCATCTGGGCCAACCAGGGTCCGGACGGCGTCGCCGTGGTCAACGCCGACGACCCCGGCGTGATGGCCGCCGCCGGCACGGCACCCGGTCGGGTGGTCACCTTCGGCGCGGCCGCCGGCGCCGACTGGTTCGTCGAGGGCGGCTCCCTCCGCGGACCG
The genomic region above belongs to Acidimicrobiales bacterium and contains:
- the mraY gene encoding phospho-N-acetylmuramoyl-pentapeptide-transferase, with the protein product MIDLLVAGVVALVLSLVGTPILIGWLQANGIGQQIRDDGPAGHFTKAGTPTMGGITIVLGALGGYLSGHLRGENIFTRGGILVALTVGGAGLVGLADDWLKVRRQQSLGLNKRAKIAGQLLVAGGFAVLALNWANVKTDLSFTRWDSVGIHLSPALWVVWAVILIIGTSNAVNLTDGLDGLAAGSATFAFSAFAIIGFWQFRHFDVYQVPQALDLAVLAVALTGACTGFLWWNAAPARIFMGDTGSLAIGAGLAAFALVMNVHLLLPVVGGLYVLETLSVMIQVASFQLFHRRVFRMAPVHHHFELAGWPEITVIVRFWILAGLCTALAIGLFYADFISLGVLD
- the murD gene encoding UDP-N-acetylmuramoyl-L-alanine--D-glutamate ligase, whose translation is MTADETAAVHGTAVVVGFGVTGRAAVEHLVRAGWRVIVVEDSVTEATARAVAFLGATLGTVADVTTADVVVPSPGVGPDHPVFAAGREAGAGVMSEVELAWRAAPDKRYVAVTGTNGKTTVTTLVAAMLAAAGRRVVAAGNIGLPLVTAVAGDADTVVVEVSSFQLQYTERFRPDVAVWLNLAQDHLDWHRSMEDYAAAKARIWANQGPDGVAVVNADDPGVMAAAGTAPGRVVTFGAAAGADWFVEGGSLRGPGGPVMAVADLPRSFPHDVSNALAAMAAATAAGADLVACAAGAARLEGLPHRVQLVGEAGGVRFYDDSKATTPASVVAALQAFDSVVLIAGGRNKGLDLRPLAGEGHRLRAVVAIGEAAHEVETALAGVAPVTVATSMGDAVRRAAAAAGPGDVVLLSPACASFDWYRSYAERGDDFTRHARSLMGAT